From the genome of Rhizobacter sp. AJA081-3:
TAGATCAGGCCGAGACCGTGCTCATCCAGGCCCTGCGCGGCGGCGGCGTTGCAGGCCTGTCGGGCATGCCGCGCGAGACCGAACGCGACGGCGTGCGATGGTTGCGGCCCTGGCTTGCACGAGCGCCCGAGGAGATTGCCGCCTACGTGCGGCGCCATCGCCTGCGCCACATCGAAGACGAGAGCAATGCGGAACCGCGCTTCGCGCGCAACCGACTGCGTCTGCAGGTCTGGCCGTCGATCGAGCGGGCCTTCCCGGCAGCGCAAACGACGCTGGCCGACACCGCGGCCTGGGCCCAGGAGGCCACGGCCTGCCTGGACGAACTGGCCGCCCTGGATCTGTCGGCTGCGGCGAGCGCCAAGGGCTTGTTCGTGCCGGCGTGGCTCGCGCTGAGTGTCGTGCGCCGATCCAACGTGCTTCGCCACTGGTTGCGCGGCCAGCTCCGCCAGCCGGCGCCGGCCAGTCTGGTCACTCGCCTGATGGACGAACTGGGCGGCGCCAAACAAGGGCAATGGGAACACGGGCGAGGGCGGCTGCGGCTTCATAGAGGCATCCTGAGCTGGACCCCGGCCGCCGACGAGCCCGTATGGCGTGCCGACCGCGAAACGAGCTTGAGCCTGCGTCACGCCGGCCGCCATGCGTTGCCGGGTTGGGGTGGTCACCTCGTGGTGTCACGGGTGGACGAGGGCGGCGTGCCGCTGGCCTGGCTGGGCCACGTCGAGTTGCGCTCTCGCTCGGGCGGCGAACAGTTCCAGGCCGGCATCGGCCGCCCGCCGCGCAGCCTGAAGAAGCAGTACCAGGCGCAAGGTGTGCCCGCCTGGCAGCGCGAGGGGCCGCTGCTCTACAGCGGCGGGCAGCTTGTCTTCGTTCCCGGACTCGGCCTGGACGCGCGGGTGATCGGCCTGCCCGGCCAGCCGCTGGTGGGCCTGCACTGGGAGCCTTCCACGGCCGGCTAAAATGCGCGGTTCACGAGCGCGGCGTGACCCCCTTCGAGCAATCACCGCGAGCTTGCATCTTCATGGCACTCATCGTTCACAAGTACGGCGGCACATCGATGGGCTCGACCGAGCGCATCCGCAACGTCGCCAAGCGCGTCGCCAAATGGGCGCGGGCAGGGCACCAGATGGTGGTCGTGCCCTCGGCCATGAGCGGCGAGACCAACCGCCTGCTCGCGCTGGCCAAGGACCTCTCTCCGGCGTCGACCACCCCTGAGTTCCAGCGCGAACTCGACATGATCGCCTCGACCGGCGAGCAGGTCTCGGTGGGCCTCCTGGCCATCGCGCTGCAGGCCGAAGGCATGCCGGCCGTCAGCTATGCGGGTTGGCAGGTGCCGATCGCCACCGACAGCTCGTACACCAAGGCGCGCATCCAGAGCATCGACGATCAGCGCGTGCGTGCCGACCTGGCCGCCGGCAAGGTGGTCGTCATCACCGGCTTCCAGGGCGTCGACGGCGACGGCAACATCACCACGCTGGGCCGCGGTGGCTCGGACACCTCGGCAGTGGCCGTGGCCGCGGCGCTGAAGGCCGACGAGTGCCTGATCTACACCGACGTCGACGGCGTCTACACCACCGACCCGCGCATCGTGCCGGAGGCGCGACGCCTGCACAGCATCAGCTTCGAGGAGATGCTGGAGATGGCGAGCCTCGGCTCCAAGGTGCTGCAGATCCGTTCGGTGGAGTTCGCCGGCAAGTACCGCGTGCCGATGCGCGTGCTGTCGAGCTTCACGCCCTGGGACATCGCCATCGACGAAGAAGCCCGCTCGGGCACGCTGATCACTTTCGAGGAAGACGCAAAAATGGAACAAGCCGTCGTGTCGGGCATCGCATTCAACCGCGATGAAGCCAAGATCAGCCTGCTCGGGGTGCCGGACAGGCCCGGCATCGCGTACCAGATCCTCGGCCCGGTGGCCGATGCGAACATCGACATCGACGTGATCATCCAGAACGTCTCGCACGATGGAAAGACGGACTTCTCGTTCACCGTGCACCGCAACGACTACGCGCGCACGATGGAGTTGCTGAAGTCGACGGTCGTGCCCAGCACCGGCGCCGCCGAAGTGTCGGGCGATACGAAGATCTGCAAGGTCAGCATCGTCGGCATCGGCATGCGATCGCACGTGGGCGTGGCCAGCCGCATGTTCAAGGCGCTGAGCGACGAGGGCATCAACATCCAGATGATCACCACCAGCGAGATCAAGACCAGCGTGGTGATCGACGAGAAGTACATGGAACTCGCCGTGCGTGCATTGCACAAGGCCTTCGATCTCGAGCAGGCGCCTGCCTGAGAGCGCCGCGTTCGCGGCTAGAATGCGAGCCTTCGCCGGAGTCGTGACCGAGTGGCCGAAGGTGCTCCCCTGCTAAGGGAGTATGTGGGCAAAACCTGCATCGAGGGTTCGAATCCCTCCGACTCCGCCAGACAGCAAGCGAAACGGGCCCTTCGGGGCCCGTTTTCGTTGGTGCTGGCGACTGCTCAGAAGGTGTAGCCGAGCCCGAACTTCACGGCCGGAAAGAACTTCAGCTTGTCGACGCTTTCCTGCAGGTTGCGCTGCTCGGCATCGATGTTGGGCTGGCCCGCGGCAGCCACCAAGCCGGGCGAGGCTGTGATCTTCGCGTCGGCCTTGCCGATCGCGACACCTGCATCGAAGTAGAAGCTCAGGCCCTTGCTGATTTGTGCATGGCCGAAACCGATGCCCAGATACGGGGCGAACGACGGGAACCTGGCTTCCGCGTCGACGCTTTCGCCTGCGGCCGGGTAAGTGGTTCCGTTGATGGTGATCGTGCCGTTCGTTGCGACGCCGTTGCCCGACGCCTTGCGCTGTCCGATCAGTGCGCCCGCGGTGAACCGGAAACTGCTGCCGAGGAAGTAGTCGCCGTAGACCCCGAGGGTCGAGAACTTCAGTTTGGTGTCGTAGCTGGCGCCATTGCGATCGAAGCTGCGGCTGTAGTCGAGGAACTCGGCATCCATGCGCAGGCCGGTGTTCGAGCCGATGCGGCTGCCCAGCCCGATTTCGAGGCCGGTGGTGCCGATGCCACCGAACAACTCGACGGCTTGGGCCGTTTCGGTGACGAGGGCTGCGCCGAAGAGGGCGAAGGACGCCAGGGCGACGCCAGCTTTCCTCTTCAGTACGCTAGTTGACATAATATACATCGTAGCGTATTTGACCCGGCGTCAACCGATGCGCGGCGAATCCTCTGAATCGAGCATCACGAGGTTCGAATCGTTGGCCTGGCTCTCGCTGGTGTCGGCCGGATGCGGGCGATCCAGTGGGCGGCAAATGCGGCTGGAAAGGCGGTTCAGGCGCTCCGAGCGCTCCATCTCGGCGACGACGGCCTCGGGATTGAGCAGGAGCGCAAACGGATTGGCGACGGGCTGAACTGAGTGCATCGAGAACCTCCGATAAGGGCACTGGGGTGAAGCCGACTCTAGGCTTGGCTCCGGGTGCTGGAAGTCATCGTGGCGCCATTCGGCTTGTAGGAAGAAATCCGACAAGGCCCTCGCGCCGTGAACTGTTCCCGCCAAGTCACTTCGTCATCAGTTCGAGGCGGTCGGCCAACCAGTCGCGTCCGCCCAGGCGCGCAAAGTCGGCAGCCTGCAGATCCCGTTGGTTGCGCCGTCTTGCGTCGGCGCCCTGACGAAGCAGCAGCTCGACGGTGGACTCGGGCCCGGTCTGTGCCGCCAGCATCAATGGGGTGGTGCCGTTGGGGGCTTCCGCCTCCAGCGTCGCGCCCCGGGCCAGCAGCAGTTCCACCAGCCGGGTGTTCGGGCCGCTGGCCGCATAGTGAAGCGGCGTCCACCCGGGCCCGTCCAGCCGGGCGCCACGCGCCAGCAGTCGTTGGCTGGACTCCAGATCGCCGGCAATGGCCGCGAGCATCAACGCAGACTCGCCGGCCGCATTGAGCGCATTCACGTCAGTGGCCGGATGCGCCAAGAGGAGCGCAAAGGCGCCCGGCGACTCGCGCCTGAGGGCCAGGGACAGGGCTGGGTAGCCTTTCGGGTCGCGGCTGTTGGGATCCACACCTTGCTGGAGCAGGCTGCGGAGCCAGGCAACGTCATCGCGGATCACGGCCTTGAAGAGATCCTCGTAGGCTCCGGCGTTTGCTGAAGAAAATGCAATTGCGATAGATAGATAGAAAACATACTTAAAGTTGAGTGCGAACTTTAGGCCAATGAACCTTTGAACTCGAAAATACGACATGACAATCTCTTATGACGTGTTATTCAAGTCCTTAATGAAGTCTTGAATAGCCTCTCGAAGTTGTGGCTGGTCGCTGCGGCGACCTCCTCGACGTCGACAGACTTGAGCTCGGCCAGCTTGCGCGCGACATAGGGCACGAGGGCCGGCGTGTTTGTCTTGCCGCGGAATGGCACGGGTGCCAGGTACGGGCTGTCCGTCTCGATCAGGCAGCGCTCCAGCGGGACGTAGCGCGCGACCTCCTGGAGCTCCACAGCCGTCTTGAAGGTCAGGATGCCCGAGAAGGAGATGTGAAAGCCAAGGTCCAGCGCCTCGCGGGCGACCTGCATCGTCTCGGTGAAGCAATGGAACACGCCGCCGACCGCCTCGGCGCCCTCCTCCCGCAGCAGGCGAACGGTGTCGGCCGAGGCGCTGCGGGTGTGCACGACGAGCGGCAGCCCGGTGGCACGCGCGGCGCGGATATGGACCCGGAAGCGCTCGCGCTGCCATTCCATGTCGTCGAGACTGCGACCATTGAGCCGGTAGTAGTCGAGCCCCGTCTCTCCGATGGCCACCACGCGCGGCCGCTGCGCCAGCTCGAGAAGGTCTTCGATGCGGGGTTCGCGCACGCCTTCGTTGTCGGGGTGCACGCCGGCGCTGCACCAGAAGTTGTCGAAGCGCGCGGCCAGCCCCTGGACCGTGTCGAATTCTTCCAGCGTCGTGCAGATGCACAGCGCACGATCGACCGATGCCGCGGCCATGTCGGCGCGGATGTCGTCAATGCGCTCGGCGAGCCCCGGAAAGCTCAGGTGGCAGTGTGAGTCGACGAACATGGCATGGGCGGCCGGGTGTACCGGCCGTGGCGAGGCGAAGGCCTCAGATGGTCTGCGTCGGCTTAGCCGAGGAGATGGAGGTGCCGAGGATCTCTTCGATCTTCAGCTTGAGCAGGCGGGTCTTCTCGTCGGTCGGGAAGCGCACGCCGACTCCCTGAGTGCGGCCGCCCGAGGCGTTCGCTGGCGTGATCCAGCCGACCTTGCCGGCCACCGGGTAACGCTGCGGGTCTTCGGGCAGCGAGAGCAGCAGGTAGATGTCTTCGCCGAGCCGGTACTCGCGCGTGGTCGGCACGAACAGGCCACCGTCCGAGAACACCGGCATGTAGGCCGCGTACAGCGCGCCCTTCTCGCGAAACACCAGCTGAATGACGCTTGGCCGCGACCCGGCCGCGGTGGCGGGCGCTCCGGGCAGCATGCTTCGTCCTGGGGCTTCACTCATGCGGCGCAGTGTACCGAAACACAGCCTGGACCGGGCTAGCGGCCCTGCCCCGGCATCAGGGCCAGGCGCGCTCGTGAGACAAGTGCCTCGATCATCAGCCCTGAATTCAGTGGATGCTCGGCCTGGCGTGCGGCGCGAAGCAGCTCCCTGGACCATTGGCTGATCGGCGCGGTGCCGGGGCGTGCCGTCACTGCGCCTGCGGGAAAGAAGCGCGGCGCCGCACCGACGCTCACGCTGAGAACGTCGTGGCAGAGCTTCTGCAATGCATCGACGACACGAGCGATCGGCCAGCCCGTCAGCGGCGCGGCGTCTCCTTGCGCCACGATCGCCGGCAGGCGCGCCCACAGCTTGGCGTCCAGGCCTTCGCGTACCCATTCCAATGCATCCAGCGGCTGGCCGCCGGCGGCCGCGAGCACGACCTCCGCCGAGGCCACACCCTGCCCGGCCAACCAGGCGGTGGCCTGCACCGGGTCCGGCAGTGCCAAGCCGAGCGCCTGGCAACGGCTGCGGATGGTCGGCAGCAGCGACTGAGGCGCCGAACTGCTCAGGATGAAGCGCGCCGTGCCGGCGGGCTCCTCGAGCGTCTTCAGCAGGGCGTTGGCCGAGATGCCGTTCATGCGCTCGGCCGGGTGCAGCACGACGACCTTGCCGGCGTTTCGCGCCGGCGTCGTCTGTGCAAATGCGACGGCAGCGCGAACGGCCTCGACCTTGATCTCCTTGCTGGGCTGGCGGGTCTTGCTGCCGGTCTCGGGCGCTTCCGCCTCCGGGTCGCCGACCGTCCAGCCCAGTGGCCCTTGCAGCGCCTCGGGCAGCAGCACGAGCAGGTCCGGGTGCGAGCGTGCCTGCACCAGCCGGCACGAAGAGCAGGTACCGCACGGGCGGCGAGCGCCGGCGTCGGCATCGCACAGCCAGGCCTGCGCCAGCGTCAGCGACAGCTGCCATTGGCCGATGCCCTGCGGCCCATGGATCAGCACGGCGTGGCCACGCTGCGTGCGCAGCGCCGTGTCCAGCCAGTCGCCCAACCAGGGCAGTGGCAGCGCGCCGTCCGTGCCTACCATCCGCGCCTCACGAGCTCGGCGTCGATCTGTGCCCAGACGGCCTCGCGCTCGAGCGAGGAATCGATGCGCACGAAGCGGCCCGGGTCGGCCGCCATGCGAGCTGCATACCCTGCCCGCACCCGATCGAAGAAGGCGATGTCTTCGCTCTCGAAGCGGTCGGCGGCTCGCGCTGCGGCGCGGCGACGGGCCGCTTCCGCAGCGGGCAGGTCGAGCCAGAAGGTGAGCTGCGGCTGCAAGTCCCCGTGCACCCAGCGCTCCAGCTGGGCGAGTACCTGGGCATCGAAGCCGCGGCCGCCACCCTGGTAGGCGAAGGTCGCATCGGTGAATCGGTCGCAGACCACGGTGGCATTGCGGGCCAATGCAGGCGCGACGAGCTGCTGCACATGGTCGCGCCGCGCAGCGAACACGAGCAAGGCCTCGGTGAGTGCATCCATCGGGGCATGCAGCACCAGCTCGCGCAGTTTCTCGGCCAGTTCGGTGCCGCCGGGCTCGCGTGTGCGAACGACCTCGGCACCACGCTCGCGCAGCCGTTGCGCCAGCGCGACGATGTGGGTGGACTTGCCGGCGCCGTCGATGCCTTCGAAGGTGATGAAGCGGCCGCTCACGCGTTGTGCTGGGGGCCTAGCGGCCGCGCTGGTACTTGTTGACCGCGCGATTATGCTCGGCGAGCGTCTCGCTGAACTCGCTGCTGCCGTCGCCGCGCGCGACGAAGTAGAGCGCCTTCGAGGCCTCGGGCTTGACCGTCGCGCGCAGCGACGCCGCACCCGGCATGGCGATGGGCGTGGGCGGCAAGCCCGGACGCGTGTAGGTGTTGTAGGGCGTGTCGGTCTGCAGGTCGCGCTTGCGCAGGTTGCCGTCGAAAGCCTCGCCCAGGCCGTAGATCACCGTCGGGTCGGTCTGCAGCGGCATGCCGATGCGCAGGCGGTTCACGAACACGGCCGCAATGCGTGCGCGCTCGGCCGCTGCGCCGGTTTCCTTCTCGACGATCGAAGCCAGCGTCAGCGCCTCGTCCGGTGTGCGCAGCGGAAGGTCGGGCGCGCGGGCGGCCCAGGCCTCGTCGACACGCTGGCGCATGGCACGCAAGGCGCGCTTGAGCACGGCGAGGTCGGCGCTGCCCTTGCTGTAGGCGTAGGTGTCCGGATAGAAGCGCCCTTCCGGGGCCACGCCTGGCTGCCCGAGCGCCTCCATGATCTGAGCGTCGCTCATCGCGGCGGTGGTCGGCTTCAGCGCGTCGGCCTTGGCGAGCTCGGCGCGGAACTGCCGGAAGGTCCAGCCTTCGATCAGGCGCACCGTGGCCAGCGTCTCGTCGCCGCGCACCATCTTCTCGAGCAGGGTGACGGGTGTCGTGCCGGCGCCGATCTCGTAACTGCCGGCGCGGATGCGCTTGGCCTTGCCCGACCAGCGGAACCACTCGTACAGCGCCCAGCGAGGCGCCTGCACGCCGGCACGGACCCAGCCTTGGGCGATGTCGCGCGGCAGTTCGCCTTGCTCGATCGACAGCTCGACCGTCTCGCCCGACAGCTTCAGCGGCTGCTGCAGCCACCACGCTGCCGCGCCGGCGGCACCGAGCGCAACGATGACCAGCACGACGACGAGGCGGATGATCCACTTCATCGGCGCAGACCACCCTGGCCGATGCCGTGAAACCCCAGTGCGAAGCAATTCATGGCGGCTGATGATAATCGGGGCATGGAACACACCCTCGATACCAATGGTGTCGTGCGTCTGGCCCACTGGGGCGTGATCCGCGCCCGAGGGGCCGACGCCGCCCGCTTCCTCCATGGCCAGCTCACCAGCGACATGCTGAACCTGGGCCCTGGCCGCGCCGTGCCGGCCGGCTTCTGCTCCGCCAAGGGCAGGCTGCAGGCCAGTTTCATCGTGTGGGCAGGCGAGGCCGACGAGATCCTGCTGGCCTGCTCGGCGAGCCTGCTCGCGCCGACGCTCAAGCGGCTGTCGATGTTCGTGATGCGTGCGCAATGCAAGCTCGACGACGCCACCGCGGAGCTGCCGCTGCACGGTCTGGCCGGCCCGGCTGCTCTGGCCCTGCTGGGCGACGCGCAGCCGTGGGAGTGCCGGCGCAGCGAAGCCGGCACGGCGATCCGCCTGCCCGATGCCCAGGGTGTTCCGCGTGCCTTGCTGGCTGGCACTTCGCCTTCCGGCGTGGCGCCGCTGGACGCGGACAGCTGGCGCTGGCTCGAGGTGAGCAGCGGCGTTCCCGTCATCGAGGCTGCGACGGTCGACCAGTTCGTGCCGCAGATGGTGAACCTCGAACTGATCGGCGGCGTGGACTTCAAGAAAGGTTGTTATCCCGGCCAGGAGGTGGTGGCGCGCAGCCAGTACCGCGGCACGCTGAAGCGCCGCATGTTCCTGTTCGACGTCCCGGCGGCGGCGCAACCCGGCCAGGAACTGTTCCACAGTGCCGACCCCGGCCAGCCGGCCGGTCTGATTGCCAACGCCGCGCCGTCGCCCGCCGGCGGCTCGCGCGTCCTCGCCGAGGTCAAGCTCGTCGCCCTGGACGAGGGCAGCCTGCACCTGGGCTCGGCCGACGGGCCCGTGCTGACGCGGCGCGAACTGCCCTACGCGGTGCCAACGGAAAGCGCCGCGCCCGCCTGATGGCGGCTGCGGCAGACGGCACGGCAAAAGGTCACGACCGGGCTTCCCTGGGGACAGCCGGCCAGCCCATGCGAGAGCTGTTCATCTACTATCGATCGCGCGTCGAATGCGAAGCCGAGGTGGCTGCGCAAGTACGCGGATTCCAGGCGCATCTCATGCTCGAGCATCCGACCCTGGTGGCGCGACTGCTGCGCCGGCCGGAGGCGAAGGATGGGTTGCTGACCTGGATGGAAACCTACGCCTTCGCCACGATGAATCCCGACCGCGCCATCGATGCCCCACTGCAGCAGCAGATCGAAGCGTCTGCCGCGTGTCTTCGCGGCCTGATCGAAGGCGAGCGCCACACCGAGGTCTTCATCCCATGTGCCTGCTGACGCTGGCTCTCGACGAAAACCGGCGCTTCCCGCTGGTCATCGCCGCCAACCGCGACGAGTTCTTCGCGCGACCGGCCTCTCGCCTGGCCTGGTGGACGCCGGAGCCCGGTGCCACGCAGATCCTCGGTGGCCGCGACCTCGATGCCGGCGGCACCTGGCTGGGGCTGACCGCGGAAGGACGCCTGGCGATGCTCACCAATGTGCGCGATCCGTCTCGGCACGACCCGTCGGCGCCGTCGCGCGGCCGCATCGTGCCGGAGTGGCTGGCGGCCCGCGAGCGTGTCGACCGGTTCTGGATGCGCACCGCGCTGGCCGGCTACAACGGCTTCAACCTCATCGCCGCGGATTTCTCTCTGGGCGAGTGCTACTGGGCCAGCAACACCGGCAGCCATCCGCTGCGGCTCGAGCGCGGCGTCTACGGCATCTCCAACGCCGGGCTGGATACACCTTGGCCGAAGGTGCTCTCGCTGAAGTCGCGCACGCGGGAGGCGATCACGCAGTCCGGCTCGGTCGACGAACTCGCGAACAGGCTGTTCGAGGCGCTGTCCGACCGCCAGATGCCGTCCGACGACGAACTGCCCGAGACCGGGGTGGGGCTGGAGCGCGAACGTTTGCTGGCGCCGGCCTTCATCCGCTCGCCCGACCAGAGCTACGGTACACGTTGCTCCACGCTGATCATCACCGAGCGCGTGAATCGCCACAACGTGACGCACGTGCTCGAGCGCAGCTTTGCCTCGCATGGTGGCGTGGCGCTGCTGCGCCGGGCCACGCTGAACCACTGGCCGCCGCGCTACAACGCGGGCGACGCAGTGCCGGCGGTGCAAGGCGGCGTGGTCTCCGAGTCCGAGATCGACGGGGTGTCGGCCACCGCGACGGTGCGCCGCACCCGGGTGCGCAGCCTGTTGCGGCCCGAACCGAAGCGCCGCCGCGGGGCACCCGTCTCCGGCTCAGCCTGATCGGCTAAAGCGCCCGCACCATCTCGATGTGCGGTATGCCGGCTTCCTCGAACTCCGGGCCACGCGGCGCGAAGCCGGCGCGCGAATAGAACGGCGCAGCGCTCGACTGCGCATGAAGCAGCACTTCGCGGTCGCCGCGCGCCCGCGCTGCCTTCATCAGCGCTTCCAGCACGTGGCGGCCCACACCGCTGCCGCGCAGGCTCTGGCTGACCGCCATGCGGCCGATCTTCGCCACGCCGGGCACATGCTGCAGCAGCCGGCCGGTGGCCAGCGGCAGCCCGAAGCGGTTGTAGGCGACGGCGTGAACGCAGGAGGCGTCGGCGACGTCCCACTCCATTTCGGCGGGGATTCGCTGCTCTTCGACGAACACCGCGGTGCGGATCGCGCTGGCCTCGCGGCCGAGTTCTTCCCAGCCGCCCACGCGGACGTCGACCATGCCCTGCCCGGCCTCGAAACCCTGCAGCACGTCGCGCAGGCTCTGCGGCACGGGCCTCGAAGTCTGCGTGTGCGGGTCGGCGAAGACGTAGACCAGTTCGCCGTTGATCAGCGGCTCGTCGCCGCGGAACACCGCGCCCTCGAACAGCAGCGAAGAGTTGCCGATCCGGCCACAGCGCATGCCGATCTCGAGCTGGTCGTCGTAGCGCGCCGACCCGTGGTACTCGACGGTGGCCTTGCGCACGTAGAGATCGCCGCCGAGTGATTCCATCGTCTGTGCGTAGGGCAAGGCCAGCGCACGCCAGTAGCCGGCGACGGCGGTGTCGAAGTACATCAGGTAGTGCGCATTGAAGACGATCTTCTGCGCATCGATCTCGGCCCAGCGCACGCGCAGGCGGTCGAAGAAGCGGAACTCGGTGCGTTTCATGGCTCGAAGGCCCTCCTCAATGCATCCCCGGCGGCGGCCTGCGCATGGCGGGCCTCGTCGAGCACGCGGCCCATCTTGATGAAATCATGCGTCATGCCGCGGTACAACTCCAGAGAGACTTCGACGCCAGCCAGGCGCAGGCGGTCGGCATAGGCCAGACCCTCGTCGCACAGGGGGTCGCACTCGGCCAGCAGCAGGCAGGCGGGCGCCACGCCGTCGAGCGAGTCGGCATTCAGCGGCGCGAAACGCCAGTCGCTGCGCTGCGAGCGGTCGATGTACTGCTCGAAGAACCATTCGATGGTCACGGCGTCGAGCAGGAAGCCGTTGGCGAACAGCTTGTGCGTCGCGGTGTCGGCATGCGCCGTCGTGCCCGGCGTGATCAGCAACTGCGCGCGCAGAGGCAGGCCGTGGTCGCGCGACAGGATCGCCGCCACTGCGGCGAGCGTTCCGCCGGCGCTGTCGCCGCCGACGGCCAGGCGTTCGCTGTCGAAGCCCAGCGATGCGCCCTGCTCGCGCAGCCAGCGCAGTGCGGCCCAGGTGTCGTCGACGGCGGTCGGGAAGCGGTGCTCGGGTGCCAGCCGATAGTCCAGCGCCAGAACCTGCGCGCCGCTGAGCAGCGCGAGCTGGCGGCACAGGCTGTCGTGCGTCTCCAGGCCGCCGATCGTGAAGCCGCCGCCGTGCAGGTAGAGCAGCGTTCCGCGTGGCGTACCCACGGGCCAGTAGCGCCGCGCGGCCAGCTCGGTGCCATCGGCGCCGGGCACGCGCAGATCTTCGACCCGATCGAGTCGCGCCCGCGGCAGGTCCAGCACCTCGGCGCCGGCCACGTAGGCGGCACGGGCCTGCTCGGCAGACAGGGTGTGGAATGCCGGCCGCTTGGCACGCCGGATGCGCTCCAGCACGCCGGCCATGCGCGGGGTCAGAAGATGGGTGCTCATGAACGCGGCGCAGTCTGCCACATCGGGCTGTCCCGCTTGCGCAGGCGAGCGCCACGCCTACACTCCCGCGCCATGGCCTTCATCAACTACATCACCCAGATCCAGCTCGACTTCGGCGCCGTGAAGCTGCTGCCGCAGGAGTGCGAACGCATCGGCATGCGCCGTCCGCTGGTCGTCACCGATGCGGGCGTGCGCGCGGCCGGCGTGCTCGACAAGGCGCTTGCCGCACTGGGCGAATTGCCCCACGCGGTATTCGACCAGACACCCTCCAACCCGACCGAGGCGGCCGTTCGCGCCGCGGTGCAGGCGTACCGAAGCGGCCAGTGCGACGGGCTGATCGCCGTGGGCGGC
Proteins encoded in this window:
- a CDS encoding NRDE family protein gives rise to the protein MCLLTLALDENRRFPLVIAANRDEFFARPASRLAWWTPEPGATQILGGRDLDAGGTWLGLTAEGRLAMLTNVRDPSRHDPSAPSRGRIVPEWLAARERVDRFWMRTALAGYNGFNLIAADFSLGECYWASNTGSHPLRLERGVYGISNAGLDTPWPKVLSLKSRTREAITQSGSVDELANRLFEALSDRQMPSDDELPETGVGLERERLLAPAFIRSPDQSYGTRCSTLIITERVNRHNVTHVLERSFASHGGVALLRRATLNHWPPRYNAGDAVPAVQGGVVSESEIDGVSATATVRRTRVRSLLRPEPKRRRGAPVSGSA
- a CDS encoding YbgC/FadM family acyl-CoA thioesterase, coding for MKRTEFRFFDRLRVRWAEIDAQKIVFNAHYLMYFDTAVAGYWRALALPYAQTMESLGGDLYVRKATVEYHGSARYDDQLEIGMRCGRIGNSSLLFEGAVFRGDEPLINGELVYVFADPHTQTSRPVPQSLRDVLQGFEAGQGMVDVRVGGWEELGREASAIRTAVFVEEQRIPAEMEWDVADASCVHAVAYNRFGLPLATGRLLQHVPGVAKIGRMAVSQSLRGSGVGRHVLEALMKAARARGDREVLLHAQSSAAPFYSRAGFAPRGPEFEEAGIPHIEMVRAL
- a CDS encoding alpha/beta hydrolase, giving the protein MSTHLLTPRMAGVLERIRRAKRPAFHTLSAEQARAAYVAGAEVLDLPRARLDRVEDLRVPGADGTELAARRYWPVGTPRGTLLYLHGGGFTIGGLETHDSLCRQLALLSGAQVLALDYRLAPEHRFPTAVDDTWAALRWLREQGASLGFDSERLAVGGDSAGGTLAAVAAILSRDHGLPLRAQLLITPGTTAHADTATHKLFANGFLLDAVTIEWFFEQYIDRSQRSDWRFAPLNADSLDGVAPACLLLAECDPLCDEGLAYADRLRLAGVEVSLELYRGMTHDFIKMGRVLDEARHAQAAAGDALRRAFEP